From the genome of Primulina huaijiensis isolate GDHJ02 chromosome 11, ASM1229523v2, whole genome shotgun sequence:
AGAAAAACAGCAGTTATTATTCAATTATCAGTTCAGAGGCCATTGCAGGCAGAGATCCAGCTATTCGAGCTTACGGTGTATGCTCAGAGTGAGGCCCCTAATCTTTCTGCTATGGCAGTTCGGTCGACTTTGAGAGTTAGAATCCGTGAAGGTCATACTACTGATGAGAAATTGCAAAAATGTAGATTGAGGGATGGATCTAAAGGCCGGAAGCTGTATTCCGAGGAGGATGACATAGTTGGATATCGAGATCGACTATGGGTTCCTATTGGCGATTCACTGAGAGAGGTTATTATGAAAGAAGCTCATAATATTCTGTACTCCATTCATTCTGAAAATACGAAAATGTATAAATATTTGCAGACGTTGTATTGGTGGTCGGGCATGAAGTGAGACATCTTGCGTTTTGTGTCCAAGTGTTTGACATGCTAGCAAGTtaaggcggagcatcagaggccGGCAGTGAAGCTAAAGCCACTTCCTATTTCCGAGTTGAAATGAGAAAATGTTATTATGGATTTTGTAGTGGGATTGCCAAGGACTGTCAAGAGATTCAATGTCATTTGGAttatagttgatcgtcttacaaaatcagcgTACTTtatacctattaagacgacattcaccatgactcaaTATGCAAAGCTGTACATCCGAGAAATAGTCAGACTTCACGGAATTCCAGTGTCTATTGTTTTTTAGAGAGATCTgaggttcacatcgtccttctggaagagtctgcattcagCGATAAGAACAAAGTTGTTGTTCATTACAGCGTTTCATCATCAAACCGATGTTCAGTCCGAAagggtgattcaaattttggaagatctactccGAGCTTGTATGTTCGATTTCCAAAGAAGTTGGGaaccgaagttacctcttgtgAAGTTCATCTATAACAATAGCTGCCAGTCGGCTATAGGTATGGTTCTTTACGAGGCACTTAATGTGAGGAAGTTTAGATCACCGATACATTGGGATGAGGTTGGCAAAAGAGGAGAATTCGGTCCGGACTTGATCAAGCAGACAGCTGAG
Proteins encoded in this window:
- the LOC140988291 gene encoding uncharacterized protein — encoded protein: MNMRQRRWLELVKDYDYDISYHPGKANIVVDALSRKTAVIIQLSVQRPLQAEIQLFELTVYAQSEAPNLSAMAVRSTLRVRIREGHTTDEKLQKCRLRDGSKGRKLYSEEDDIVGYRDRLWVPIGDSLRERDLRFTSSFWKSLHSAIRTKLLFITAFHHQTDVQSERVIQILEDLLRACMFDFQRSWEPKLPLVKFIYNNSCQSAIGMVLYEALNVRKFRSPIHWDEVGKRGEFGPDLIKQTAELVAKIQDRMKNTQIRQKTPLSDEES